A window from Bacteroidota bacterium encodes these proteins:
- a CDS encoding DUF2490 domain-containing protein has translation MKSSFLFALVLVSTGSLAQVKQTETVQQAWFGYFNQTRFSNKWGSWTDLHLRTKEDFVSGLSQSILRFGLTYYLNDDTKLTAGYAYVSHYPADNHKNVTMPEHRPWQQIQWHSKYSKLRLMQWFRLEERFRRKILNDDELAEGYNFNFRLRYNFFFMVPLSKNKFQPKSLSFVVNDEVHINFGKEIVYNYFDQNRFFLGFAYHVNKHDNLQFGYMNVFQQLAAGNKYRSNHVARVFYFHNLDLRKKTDQNLK, from the coding sequence ATGAAATCCTCTTTTTTATTTGCACTTGTATTAGTTAGCACGGGATCTTTAGCACAGGTTAAACAAACAGAAACTGTTCAACAAGCATGGTTTGGCTATTTCAATCAAACCCGGTTCAGTAATAAATGGGGATCATGGACTGACCTGCATTTACGTACTAAAGAAGATTTTGTTTCAGGCTTATCACAAAGCATTTTACGATTTGGCCTCACTTATTATTTAAATGATGATACTAAACTTACTGCAGGCTATGCTTATGTAAGTCATTACCCCGCCGATAATCACAAGAATGTAACAATGCCGGAACACCGGCCTTGGCAGCAAATACAATGGCATAGCAAATATTCTAAACTCAGGCTTATGCAATGGTTCCGGTTAGAAGAAAGATTCAGAAGAAAGATCTTAAATGATGATGAATTAGCAGAAGGCTATAATTTTAATTTCAGGCTTCGTTACAATTTCTTTTTTATGGTTCCATTAAGTAAAAATAAGTTTCAACCTAAATCTCTTTCTTTTGTTGTCAACGACGAAGTGCATATCAATTTCGGAAAGGAAATCGTATATAACTATTTTGACCAGAACCGTTTTTTCCTTGGTTTCGCTTATCATGTAAACAAACACGATAACTTACAGTTTGGTTATATGAATGTATTTCAGCAACTGGCGGCTGGAAACAAATACAGGAGCAATCATGTGGCAAGAGTTTTTTATTTTCATAATCTTGACTTGAGGAAAAAAACTGATCAAAATCTAAAATAA
- a CDS encoding HEPN domain-containing protein, translating into MQSFRTELESLPNKNGKALVEKDIVDLDKKIHLFREGKMDEEKFRSLRLARGVYGQRQPGVQMVRIKLPYGKMTLAQWERISHVSDEYSTGNLHLTTRQDIQIHFVSLDRTPEMWAELEKDDVTIREACGNTVRNITASDMAGIDPEEPFDVTPYAHAMFEYFLRKPVCQEMGRKFKIAFSSSEKDTALVFMHDLGAIPRIKIIDASPDDPRLNDSVGQAVGRGKEQRGFKVVIGGGLGAQPHLAVTTHEFLEEDLLIPYLESVLRVFDRHGERNSRHKARIKFLIQKIGIDAFNEFVIEEQKALTHQRYKVDIAGVSGQVPGVRTSNTQHPTPDTTHPTTDNSHPTPNPYKFELWKATNVVKQKQPGYFAVYVRVANGNISSVTSRSLIEKLKDVIADDVRVTINQGLQFRFIKPEHLEYVYSVLESEGFAAAGFGSVADVTSCPGTDTCNLGISNSTGAALILSELIEEEFPEYLYNKEIAIKISGCMNSCGQHGMASIGFHGSSLKAKGQVLPALQVLVGGGVLGAGEGRIADKILKVPSRRGPDVVRTILNDYKTNAPQGETFLTYSKRNGDRYYYDLLKPLASLDNLTPDDYIDFGQQEKFSTAIGVGECAGVMIDLVATLILEAEEKITSSEELFANSQWADSIYHAYSAQVHTAKALLLQQGVQCNTQHGILNDFDKHFTANALYTEAASFKTQVMRMNDAEPSETFALNYLLQAKAFVEFAKEYRERAVLAEK; encoded by the coding sequence ATGCAGAGCTTTCGCACCGAGTTGGAAAGCCTTCCCAATAAAAACGGAAAGGCTTTAGTAGAGAAAGATATTGTGGACCTTGATAAAAAGATCCATCTCTTTCGTGAAGGAAAAATGGATGAAGAAAAATTCCGCAGCCTTCGTTTGGCCCGTGGTGTTTACGGGCAGCGTCAACCCGGTGTACAGATGGTGCGTATCAAATTGCCTTATGGTAAAATGACACTGGCACAATGGGAACGAATTTCACATGTATCCGATGAATACTCTACCGGCAACCTGCACTTAACAACAAGACAGGATATACAAATACATTTTGTAAGTCTTGACCGTACGCCTGAAATGTGGGCTGAACTGGAAAAAGACGATGTAACCATCCGTGAAGCATGTGGCAATACGGTAAGAAATATCACAGCATCAGATATGGCAGGTATCGATCCTGAAGAACCATTTGATGTAACGCCGTATGCACATGCCATGTTTGAATATTTCCTGCGCAAACCTGTTTGCCAGGAGATGGGAAGAAAATTTAAAATTGCATTCAGCAGCAGCGAAAAAGATACAGCCCTTGTTTTTATGCATGATCTGGGTGCTATACCAAGAATAAAAATAATAGACGCCAGCCCGGATGACCCCCGCCTGAATGACTCAGTCGGGCAGGCGGTCGGACGGGGTAAAGAACAAAGAGGATTTAAAGTAGTAATAGGTGGTGGTCTTGGAGCACAACCGCATTTAGCCGTTACCACGCATGAGTTTTTAGAAGAAGACCTGTTAATACCCTACTTAGAAAGTGTACTAAGAGTATTTGATCGTCATGGCGAACGTAACAGCCGTCATAAAGCAAGAATAAAATTCCTGATCCAGAAGATCGGCATCGATGCATTCAATGAATTTGTAATTGAAGAACAGAAGGCGTTGACGCATCAGAGGTATAAAGTTGACATTGCAGGTGTCAGTGGTCAGGTGCCAGGTGTCAGGACATCCAACACCCAACACCCTACACCCGACACCACCCACCCGACAACTGACAACTCACACCCGACACCCAACCCATACAAGTTTGAATTATGGAAAGCGACTAATGTTGTAAAACAAAAACAACCCGGCTACTTCGCCGTTTATGTTCGTGTGGCCAATGGAAATATAAGCTCAGTAACCAGCCGCAGCCTGATTGAAAAATTAAAAGATGTGATTGCCGATGATGTTCGGGTGACGATCAACCAGGGATTGCAGTTTCGTTTTATAAAACCCGAACACCTGGAATATGTGTACAGCGTTCTGGAATCAGAAGGATTTGCTGCTGCAGGTTTTGGCTCTGTGGCCGATGTTACCAGTTGTCCCGGTACAGATACCTGTAATTTGGGTATCAGCAACAGTACAGGTGCCGCACTTATATTATCTGAACTGATAGAAGAAGAGTTCCCCGAATATTTATACAATAAAGAAATTGCGATTAAGATAAGCGGCTGTATGAACAGTTGCGGACAACATGGAATGGCCTCTATTGGTTTTCATGGCAGCTCACTGAAAGCAAAGGGACAGGTATTGCCGGCATTGCAGGTACTCGTTGGTGGTGGAGTATTGGGTGCTGGCGAAGGACGAATTGCAGATAAAATATTGAAAGTACCCAGCAGACGTGGCCCTGATGTAGTAAGAACTATTTTGAATGATTATAAAACCAATGCCCCGCAAGGCGAAACATTCTTAACCTACAGTAAGCGCAACGGGGACAGGTATTATTATGATCTATTAAAACCACTGGCAAGTTTAGACAATTTAACACCCGACGATTATATTGATTTTGGACAGCAGGAAAAATTTTCTACTGCTATTGGTGTGGGAGAATGTGCCGGTGTAATGATTGACCTGGTAGCAACCCTGATACTGGAAGCAGAAGAAAAAATTACCAGCAGCGAAGAATTGTTTGCCAACAGCCAATGGGCCGATAGTATTTACCATGCCTACTCTGCGCAGGTGCATACCGCCAAAGCATTATTGCTGCAGCAGGGTGTGCAGTGCAATACACAGCATGGCATACTCAATGATTTTGATAAACATTTTACAGCAAACGCATTGTACACCGAAGCCGCAAGTTTTAAAACACAGGTAATGCGGATGAACGATGCCGAACCTTCTGAAACCTTTGCACTAAATTATTTATTGCAGGCAAAAGCATTTGTTGAGTTTGCAAAAGAATACAGGGAAAGGGCGGTGTTGGCGGAGAAATAA
- a CDS encoding TonB-dependent receptor, protein MKRIILFLGGLVPVLAFAQFKGRVINERNEGVPFASVTVKNSTIGLNTDSVGNFSFAAPDKLPFTLVVTSVGFRKNELVIRDNEKNNVLIVLEALFQVDTVVITSRRRSEVLQDVPIPISVIGGKQIDEAGAFNVNRVKEFVPSVQLYTSNPRNTGINIRGLGSPFGLTNDGLDPGVGFYVDGVYYARPAAATFDFIDVERIEVLRGPQGTLFGKNTTSGAINITTRKPNFKPGASFEVGYGNYGYIQAKASVTGALSKKFAARFSFSGTQRDGVIENIRTGKYTNDINNLGFRGQLLYKPSDKTSITLSVDDSRQRPDGYAQVVAGVVQTKRAAYRQFNAIITDLNYKLPSNNAFDRVIDHDTPWRSGNDLGGVSLNIDTKIGPGTLTSTTAWRYWNWDPSNDRDFTGLQALAKSQNPAKHRNWSQEVRYAGEISSHLSGVVGLFYIDQEVKINGTEESGSAQWRFSQSSVSNLWQTPGLFEGYGIYTKASINSTSAAAFANVDWEIAKGFHVLPGIRFNYDKKDVVYDRVAAGGLDTATYNGTTAQKIALQGFKNGVYTSQAYTADADENNLTYQLTFQYRVNKRINAFATYSTSFKPVGVNVAGLPTVNGQAATDLAVIKPEDVKNIELGIKTNPIDNFTLNFAYFNTDINNYQANVQSPELGVNRGYIANAEKVNVKGFEVDANIIANNHFSFYGAVAYTDAKYIKFTNAPLPLEETGLTENGVQKAFKDISGGVLPGISKWAGSLGGEFTTPAAFLGKAGKFFIAADVYYRSSFSSSPSPSAYLNIDGYTLVNGRLGFKAVNNLSAFIWGRNLFDKNYYEQLLVAGGNAGQYAGVLGDPRTYGVTLRYSF, encoded by the coding sequence ATGAAGCGGATTATTTTATTTTTAGGAGGTTTAGTGCCGGTACTGGCATTTGCACAATTTAAAGGCAGGGTTATTAACGAAAGAAATGAAGGCGTTCCCTTTGCCAGCGTAACAGTAAAGAATAGCACGATAGGACTTAATACTGATTCTGTTGGTAATTTTTCTTTTGCTGCTCCTGACAAGCTTCCTTTTACATTAGTGGTTACGTCAGTTGGATTCCGTAAAAACGAACTGGTGATCAGGGACAATGAAAAAAACAATGTATTAATTGTTCTGGAAGCACTCTTCCAGGTAGATACGGTTGTTATTACCTCCCGCCGCCGCAGTGAGGTGTTGCAGGATGTTCCTATTCCTATTTCAGTAATAGGAGGTAAGCAGATCGATGAAGCAGGAGCTTTTAATGTGAACCGTGTGAAAGAGTTTGTCCCATCTGTTCAGCTTTATACTTCTAATCCCCGCAATACAGGGATCAATATCAGGGGCCTTGGCTCACCATTCGGTCTTACAAATGATGGTCTTGATCCGGGAGTAGGTTTCTATGTGGATGGCGTTTACTATGCCCGTCCGGCCGCAGCAACTTTTGATTTTATAGATGTAGAACGTATTGAAGTATTGCGTGGCCCGCAGGGAACACTGTTCGGTAAAAACACAACATCAGGTGCTATTAATATAACAACACGTAAACCGAACTTTAAGCCGGGTGCCAGCTTTGAAGTGGGCTATGGTAACTATGGATACATCCAGGCTAAGGCTTCTGTTACAGGGGCTTTAAGCAAAAAGTTCGCTGCCCGCTTTTCATTCTCCGGCACACAACGGGACGGAGTGATTGAGAATATACGTACAGGAAAATATACAAATGACATTAACAATCTCGGCTTTCGCGGCCAGTTATTATACAAGCCATCAGATAAAACTTCTATTACATTGTCCGTGGATGATTCCCGCCAGCGTCCTGATGGATATGCGCAGGTTGTTGCAGGTGTTGTGCAGACAAAGCGGGCAGCGTATCGTCAATTCAATGCAATAATTACCGACCTTAATTACAAACTACCAAGTAATAATGCATTTGACAGAGTAATAGATCATGACACTCCCTGGAGATCAGGCAATGACCTGGGAGGTGTTTCCTTAAATATTGACACCAAAATAGGACCTGGTACACTAACTTCTACTACAGCATGGCGCTACTGGAATTGGGATCCTTCAAACGACAGGGACTTTACTGGTTTGCAGGCATTGGCAAAATCGCAAAACCCGGCTAAACACCGGAACTGGTCGCAAGAGGTTCGTTATGCTGGTGAAATTTCTTCTCATTTAAGCGGTGTCGTTGGTTTGTTCTACATTGATCAGGAAGTTAAGATCAATGGTACTGAAGAATCTGGTTCTGCTCAATGGCGTTTTTCACAAAGTTCAGTAAGCAACCTTTGGCAAACACCAGGTCTTTTTGAAGGATACGGTATTTATACAAAGGCTTCTATCAATTCAACAAGTGCTGCAGCATTCGCGAATGTTGATTGGGAAATTGCAAAAGGTTTCCATGTGTTGCCAGGTATTCGTTTCAACTACGACAAGAAAGATGTAGTGTACGATCGGGTAGCAGCAGGTGGGTTGGATACTGCTACTTATAACGGAACAACTGCTCAAAAGATCGCATTGCAGGGCTTTAAAAATGGAGTTTACACCAGCCAGGCTTATACTGCCGATGCTGATGAAAACAACCTGACATATCAACTTACATTTCAATATCGGGTCAATAAACGCATTAATGCTTTTGCAACTTACTCTACCAGCTTTAAGCCCGTAGGTGTTAATGTGGCCGGCCTGCCAACTGTTAACGGCCAGGCAGCAACCGATCTGGCAGTAATAAAACCTGAGGATGTAAAAAATATAGAACTTGGTATTAAGACTAATCCAATTGATAATTTCACATTGAACTTTGCATATTTTAACACCGACATTAATAATTACCAGGCAAATGTTCAATCACCCGAGTTGGGCGTTAATCGCGGCTACATCGCCAATGCCGAAAAGGTAAATGTAAAAGGTTTTGAGGTTGATGCAAATATCATAGCCAATAATCATTTCTCTTTTTATGGAGCTGTGGCTTATACTGATGCTAAGTATATCAAATTTACAAATGCACCACTTCCATTGGAAGAAACTGGTTTAACAGAAAACGGAGTGCAGAAAGCATTCAAAGATATTTCGGGTGGTGTGCTTCCAGGTATATCCAAATGGGCAGGATCATTGGGCGGTGAGTTTACAACCCCGGCTGCTTTTTTAGGTAAAGCCGGAAAGTTCTTCATAGCAGCAGATGTTTATTATCGTTCTTCTTTTTCTTCCAGCCCGTCTCCATCTGCTTATCTGAATATAGATGGGTACACTCTTGTTAACGGAAGGTTGGGTTTCAAGGCTGTTAACAATCTCTCTGCCTTTATATGGGGGCGCAATTTGTTTGATAAGAACTATTATGAACAATTGCTGGTAGCAGGTGGTAATGCCGGGCAGTATGCAGGTGTGCTTGGAGATCCGAGAACGTATGGTGTAACCTTACGATATTCTTTCTAA
- a CDS encoding ABC transporter permease, with amino-acid sequence MDNKGNIQKPSSETDKKNQLYPVFLKLEQLELLLVGAGNVGLEKLHSLLANSPEAKISIVAPQVKDEVRKLVFKHPSCKIIQREFQEGDLDNKGLVILATDNRQLHEEIKILTTVRGILANVADTPELCDFYLGSIVQKGNLKIAISTNGKSPTAAKRIKEVLHEALPGELDNVIENLHKVRNKLNGNFEYKVKKLNKLTQVLVDNDNSENALRWRRIATYSLLAFGFMLIGYFIFSYIPFRTMTDETVKWYQTLDKNFHWMVLAGFLAQMVDGATSMGYGVTSSIILQTASVSPAAISASIHSAEMFTTAASGYSHYKFGNVNKKLFKALVIPGVIGAILGALLLVKFNDAHLKYLRPAMAIYTLLLGIKIFANAFMPNIKKKFKRYSWLAGAGGFLDSFGGGGWGPIVTSTLITKGRTPKYVIGSVSLTEFFVTLASAFTFFTLIGVQNWQVILALVIGGVIAAPIAARLAGKLPRKASFILLGSVVVIWSIKILASLF; translated from the coding sequence ATGGATAATAAAGGTAACATACAAAAACCTTCTTCTGAAACTGATAAAAAGAATCAGCTCTACCCGGTTTTTCTCAAACTGGAGCAACTGGAATTATTATTAGTTGGGGCCGGAAATGTCGGGCTGGAAAAGCTACATTCATTACTTGCAAATTCTCCCGAAGCAAAAATTTCAATCGTAGCACCGCAGGTGAAAGATGAAGTAAGGAAACTTGTTTTTAAACATCCATCCTGTAAAATTATTCAACGTGAATTTCAAGAGGGGGATTTAGATAATAAGGGTCTTGTAATATTGGCTACTGATAACAGGCAATTACACGAAGAAATAAAAATACTCACAACTGTGAGAGGGATTTTAGCAAATGTTGCCGATACACCAGAGCTCTGTGATTTTTACCTCGGTAGTATCGTTCAGAAGGGTAATTTAAAAATTGCTATTTCGACAAATGGTAAATCTCCTACAGCTGCTAAAAGAATAAAAGAAGTTTTGCATGAAGCATTACCCGGCGAGCTTGATAATGTAATTGAGAATCTGCATAAAGTAAGAAACAAACTCAATGGTAATTTTGAATATAAAGTAAAGAAGCTAAACAAGCTTACACAAGTATTAGTAGATAATGATAATTCTGAAAATGCGCTTCGTTGGCGCCGGATCGCTACGTACTCATTACTTGCATTTGGTTTTATGCTTATTGGTTATTTTATTTTTTCTTATATACCATTTAGAACAATGACAGATGAAACAGTAAAATGGTATCAGACACTTGACAAAAATTTTCATTGGATGGTGTTAGCTGGTTTTCTTGCACAGATGGTAGATGGTGCTACAAGTATGGGTTATGGTGTGACGAGCTCTATTATATTACAAACGGCGAGTGTTAGTCCGGCAGCAATAAGTGCCAGTATACATTCAGCAGAAATGTTTACAACGGCTGCATCAGGGTATAGTCATTACAAATTTGGAAATGTAAACAAGAAACTTTTTAAAGCATTAGTTATACCTGGGGTGATCGGTGCAATATTGGGAGCATTGTTACTTGTTAAATTTAATGATGCACATCTTAAGTATTTACGGCCGGCAATGGCAATTTATACATTGTTGTTAGGAATAAAAATATTTGCCAATGCTTTCATGCCTAACATTAAAAAGAAATTCAAACGATACAGCTGGTTAGCTGGAGCCGGTGGATTTCTCGATTCATTCGGTGGCGGAGGGTGGGGTCCGATCGTTACATCTACATTAATTACAAAAGGAAGAACACCCAAATATGTTATAGGTTCAGTAAGCCTTACCGAGTTTTTTGTGACGCTGGCAAGTGCATTTACATTTTTTACTTTGATCGGGGTGCAGAATTGGCAGGTAATACTTGCTTTAGTTATTGGGGGCGTTATTGCTGCCCCAATTGCTGCAAGACTTGCAGGTAAACTTCCCCGCAAAGCTTCATTTATTTTACTCGGGAGCGTAGTAGTGATCTGGAGTATAAAGATCCTTGCGAGTTTATTTTAA
- the hemA gene encoding 5-aminolevulinate synthase has translation MNYHSFFKEKLQQLKDNGSYRYFLEVNKSAQHFPNFYYTDEKGQQHAAVNWCSNDYLSMSTNEDVIAKLGFVTHRSGTGSGGTRNISGTTNHHKELETTLAAWHRKEAALLFNGAYQANVTTLQTLGKNIPGLVFFSDERNHASIIEGIRGCKNEKKVFRHNDVEHLEELLQSVPADKPKLIVFESVYSMSGTIAPTREIISLAKKYNALTYIDEVHGVGLYGETGAGVLEQEELQQEIDIVNGTLSKAIGVFGGYIAASVTLIDFIRSFGSGFIFTTSLPPAICAAANKSIKLIQQNDEIRKHFFENVSQLRIAFANNGIEFRVNNSHITIIPVKDAARCREVANKLLEQHGIYLQPINFPTVPVGEECLRIIITARHLPKHINHLAYSLKKTLDARPAIQRKTYC, from the coding sequence ATGAATTATCATTCATTTTTTAAAGAGAAGCTTCAGCAACTGAAAGACAATGGCTCATACCGCTATTTTCTTGAAGTGAATAAAAGTGCACAGCATTTCCCCAACTTTTATTATACAGATGAAAAAGGTCAACAACATGCAGCCGTAAACTGGTGCAGCAATGATTATCTCAGCATGAGTACCAATGAAGATGTGATCGCAAAGCTGGGATTTGTAACTCATCGCAGTGGTACGGGTAGCGGAGGTACAAGAAATATTTCAGGTACAACCAATCACCATAAAGAATTGGAGACAACGTTGGCTGCATGGCATAGGAAAGAAGCAGCTTTACTATTCAACGGTGCTTACCAGGCCAATGTAACTACGCTGCAAACGTTGGGAAAAAATATTCCAGGTCTTGTATTTTTTTCTGATGAAAGAAATCATGCTTCCATTATTGAAGGGATCCGCGGATGCAAGAACGAAAAGAAAGTTTTCAGGCATAATGATGTGGAGCATTTGGAGGAGTTGTTACAGTCGGTTCCGGCAGATAAACCAAAGCTGATCGTTTTTGAATCGGTTTACTCGATGAGTGGAACGATTGCTCCGACCAGGGAGATCATTTCATTGGCAAAAAAATATAATGCACTTACTTATATAGATGAAGTGCATGGTGTAGGATTGTATGGAGAAACAGGAGCCGGTGTATTGGAACAAGAAGAACTGCAACAGGAAATAGATATTGTGAATGGAACATTATCAAAAGCGATCGGTGTGTTTGGCGGATATATTGCTGCGTCAGTAACACTTATTGATTTTATAAGAAGCTTTGGCAGTGGATTTATTTTTACTACTTCATTGCCGCCAGCTATTTGTGCGGCTGCAAATAAAAGTATTAAACTGATCCAACAGAATGACGAAATAAGAAAGCATTTTTTTGAAAATGTATCTCAGTTAAGAATTGCTTTTGCAAATAATGGAATTGAATTCAGAGTGAACAATTCACATATAACTATTATACCCGTAAAGGATGCTGCCCGATGCAGGGAAGTAGCAAATAAATTACTGGAGCAGCATGGAATTTACCTGCAGCCCATTAATTTTCCTACTGTTCCTGTCGGCGAGGAATGCCTGCGCATTATTATTACAGCAAGACATTTACCAAAACATATCAATCACCTGGCCTACAGCCTTAAAAAAACATTGGATGCCCGTCCCGCAATACAAAGGAAAACATATTGTTAA
- the hemC gene encoding hydroxymethylbilane synthase: MPVPQYKGKHIVNNLPAGETIRLIGRSSRLSLLQIDIVKQKIQLAFPQLKVEVIARSSRGDALQEIPLHTVEGSDFFTQDIFDALAKAEADIAVHSLKDMSSEHFFGTNKFAVVDRDDTRDVAIFNNDIEEKIRKGETIVIGTCSPRREEMATVFLKKALPQLHKEINIITKPIRGNVETRLKKLSSGEYDATILATAGINRLLRSEEDSILIKKLLAGKKLMLLPLIECVPAPCQGAIVVEANPSNTKAIEVLKGINNEELLANCFAEKKEAIKYGTGCIQKFGVTTLDTKNGKYLYAAGKDAEGTEFVKWDPLPSLDIKNLFSSTDVMKDFFEYVPVAIGASNENIKIKNPVVFLANYKAISGKDKLSLAHKTILASGTRTWFELAKQGYWVTASADALGFEFLLPSLRMPLLGIGILDFVILTHEIAAERWRKKGYSAVSNSKLLSKNNEAIKESIAVADAIFWSSYSQYEFYGHSAKPGVKHLCAGGETAELLKQQGIEPVIFPTIKAFEQWRKSSIRSHSVA, from the coding sequence ATGCCCGTCCCGCAATACAAAGGAAAACATATTGTTAATAATCTGCCAGCGGGAGAGACAATCAGATTGATTGGCAGGAGTTCCCGGCTGTCGCTGTTGCAGATTGATATTGTAAAACAAAAAATACAATTGGCATTTCCACAACTCAAAGTGGAAGTGATTGCACGCAGTAGCAGGGGAGATGCATTGCAGGAAATTCCATTACACACAGTTGAAGGCAGTGATTTTTTTACACAGGATATTTTTGATGCATTGGCAAAAGCTGAAGCTGATATAGCCGTTCATTCATTGAAGGATATGAGCAGCGAACATTTTTTTGGAACAAACAAGTTTGCTGTGGTTGACAGGGATGATACAAGAGATGTGGCCATCTTTAATAATGATATTGAAGAAAAGATAAGAAAGGGAGAAACGATTGTGATCGGAACCTGTTCGCCAAGAAGAGAAGAGATGGCAACTGTTTTCCTGAAAAAGGCCTTACCTCAATTACATAAAGAAATAAATATTATCACGAAGCCGATCCGTGGAAATGTAGAAACAAGATTAAAGAAACTAAGTAGCGGTGAATATGATGCGACGATACTGGCAACAGCAGGAATTAACCGTTTATTGAGAAGCGAAGAAGATTCAATACTTATTAAAAAATTATTAGCTGGCAAAAAGTTGATGTTGCTGCCATTAATAGAATGCGTACCGGCTCCTTGCCAGGGCGCAATAGTGGTTGAAGCAAATCCTTCAAATACAAAAGCGATTGAAGTATTAAAGGGAATTAATAATGAGGAATTGCTTGCAAATTGTTTTGCTGAAAAAAAAGAAGCCATAAAATATGGAACTGGCTGTATTCAAAAATTCGGAGTAACAACTCTTGATACAAAAAACGGTAAATATTTATACGCTGCCGGGAAGGATGCGGAAGGGACTGAATTTGTAAAATGGGATCCATTACCATCTCTTGATATAAAAAACCTTTTTTCTTCAACTGATGTGATGAAAGATTTTTTTGAATATGTCCCGGTAGCTATCGGGGCGAGTAATGAGAATATTAAAATCAAAAACCCGGTAGTATTCCTCGCAAATTATAAAGCTATAAGCGGAAAAGATAAACTGAGTTTAGCTCACAAAACAATTTTAGCATCCGGAACAAGAACCTGGTTTGAATTAGCAAAGCAGGGTTATTGGGTTACTGCCAGCGCAGATGCATTGGGTTTTGAATTTTTATTACCATCATTACGCATGCCTTTGCTTGGTATTGGTATTTTGGATTTTGTGATATTAACTCACGAAATTGCAGCAGAAAGATGGAGGAAGAAAGGGTACAGTGCAGTGAGTAATTCTAAGCTCTTGTCAAAAAATAATGAAGCAATTAAAGAATCAATTGCTGTTGCAGATGCAATATTCTGGAGCAGCTATTCGCAATATGAATTTTACGGGCACTCTGCAAAACCGGGAGTAAAACATTTATGCGCCGGTGGTGAAACTGCTGAGCTGCTGAAGCAGCAAGGTATAGAGCCTGTAATATTTCCAACTATAAAAGCATTTGAACAATGGAGAAAATCTTCTATCCGCTCACACAGCGTCGCCTGA
- the hemB gene encoding porphobilinogen synthase, translating to MEKIFYPLTQRRLRTDAHIRELTASVKLSHKSFIQPLFVDEAIDEPRDVIGLNGVQVDTMHTVLKTIEDCVEEGINKFLVFPVPANKVEKDFDFSFAVSVIKNIREFFGEDIWIASDLCLCSYTSHGHCGILSDDHSRLVNHKTVDVLNRYALQLANAGANCIAPSDMTDGRIAGIRTSLDAMNFDNVSIMSYAAKFSSQFYGPFRDACHSSPNASGLKNRKTYQLSPLNINDAIASALRDEQEGADILMVKPAALYTDVIAKLKQQTLKPLAAYHVSGEYAAIEALAEKGLVNREAAHLEVWTALTRAGADIIISYAAKNAKEWISKMEY from the coding sequence ATGGAGAAAATCTTCTATCCGCTCACACAGCGTCGCCTGAGAACGGATGCACATATTCGGGAGCTGACAGCATCTGTAAAACTTTCACACAAAAGTTTTATTCAGCCGTTGTTTGTTGATGAGGCAATCGATGAGCCAAGAGATGTAATTGGATTAAATGGAGTGCAGGTGGATACAATGCATACTGTTTTAAAAACAATTGAAGATTGTGTTGAAGAAGGGATCAATAAATTTTTAGTATTCCCGGTCCCTGCAAATAAAGTGGAAAAGGATTTTGATTTTTCATTTGCTGTATCAGTAATTAAAAACATAAGGGAATTTTTTGGCGAGGATATTTGGATAGCATCAGATCTCTGTCTTTGCAGTTATACTTCACATGGGCATTGCGGAATTTTGAGTGATGATCATTCAAGACTGGTAAACCATAAAACAGTTGATGTACTGAACCGCTATGCATTACAGTTAGCGAATGCCGGTGCCAATTGTATTGCCCCGAGCGATATGACTGATGGCAGAATAGCCGGTATCCGGACTTCACTTGATGCAATGAATTTTGACAATGTAAGTATCATGAGCTATGCTGCTAAATTCAGTTCGCAGTTTTACGGACCCTTCCGTGATGCCTGTCATTCATCGCCCAATGCAAGTGGGTTGAAAAATCGTAAAACATACCAGCTTTCCCCACTCAATATTAATGACGCTATTGCAAGCGCATTGCGTGATGAACAAGAAGGGGCGGATATTCTGATGGTGAAACCTGCTGCATTATATACTGATGTAATTGCAAAATTGAAACAACAGACTTTGAAACCACTTGCGGCCTATCATGTAAGCGGGGAGTACGCAGCCATTGAAGCATTAGCAGAAAAAGGCTTAGTGAATCGTGAAGCAGCTCATCTGGAAGTATGGACAGCATTGACAAGAGCAGGAGCTGATATCATAATTTCGTATGCGGCTAAAAATGCTAAAGAATGGATCTCTAAAATGGAATATTAG